Part of the Lycium ferocissimum isolate CSIRO_LF1 chromosome 6, AGI_CSIRO_Lferr_CH_V1, whole genome shotgun sequence genome, ATTATCAATTGGCTTTTTACCAGACAAAAGCTCAAGGAGAACAACACCAAATGCATACACATCAATCTTTTCGGTTATCTTTCCATGCATAAAGTACTCAGGAGCCAAGTAGCTGCAATATAAGATCAGTTATAAACTAAACAACAGctcctcttttttatttttaatgaaatgaagtagacaaatgttatttgaaatcaaaatgaAAAACGTTAGATTACCCAAATGTTCCGGCAACATCAATGCTATCTAAATGATTCGGACAACTTGAGGCCAATGTTGCAAGTCCAAAATCTGAAAGCTGAATGCAAAACAGCAGTTAATACAAGTCATTCACCGAAAGACGTAAACTTTAAGGAAGAAGAATAAACTACCTGTGGCTCAGAATCATCAGACAGGAGAATGTTTGAAGATTTCACATCCCTGTGGATTATGGGCCCGTCAGCTGCATTGTGTATGTGGTCCAATGCCTCGGCAACACCCAAAGCAACCTTGTATCTATCTTCCCAGCTAAATGAATTTTGATCCTTTTTAGAACCTAGTATTTTACATTGTTGTCAGTACAgtgaatcaagaaaaaaagattaaGCCTCCAAAACAAGCAGGAAATATCTAGTTATGGTACCATGGAGATTCTCTTCTAAGCTTCCTCTGGATAACAGATCATAAACCAGTAAAAGGTTGTTCTCCTCTAAACAAAAACCAAACAGTGATATAATGTGCCTGTGATGCAGAGTTGTGAGTATCTCTATCTCCGAGCGAAATTGCTGTGCAACAGCTTCTGATGGCTTCAATATTTTTACAGCCAGTTGCTTGCCATCTGGCAGGCACCCTTTGTAAACCTTACTGCTGCCTCCTTTTCCAATCAAATTCTCTACAgatatagttacatatttagTGAAAAGTGAAGAATTTATGCTCAAACTTGCAAAATCCAGCAAGGTGGGGACTTACCGGGCAGGAAATCAGATGTTGCTGAACATAGCTCCTGGTAGCTGAACAATCTGCAAATCGGCGAGTACCTTTCAGAAAGACCCTTCAGTTCCTCAGGAAAGATAACGAAGCATTCATCTGAAATAGGATAATCATCACTTCCAACAGGAATAATTGCTCCTTTCTCTTCATCCAAGTTTGTACACGGAGGCTCATCCTTGTCAGATACACTCTGTTTATGATCAGGGTAGATAGCTGCAAAACCTTGCTGACTTGGTCGTTTCCAAACCCATTGCATCACAGATGACCTTTTCCCAGGATATTTTTCAGGTGCCATTATGTTGTGAAGAAACACTCGCTGAAGCAGTGTCCAGCGAGATTTTGACTCAGGGACTTCAATTGTCTTAACAGGCACCAAAGCCATGCGATTGTTCTCTGGTGTACAAGAGTCTTTCTTAGGTGTTAAGCTCAAAGGACTTTTGGTCAGTGTCTTCCTCCGCTTGAATCTTGAATGGGGAACATCTGAGTCACTAGAAGATTCATCTCCAACTGAAGCAGTTGCTTCCCTTTGATAGACAATCTTGCCATTGTCAACAGCAATAACAGAGATGCTCTTTGTCACTTTCCTAGCACAGTACTTTGCAAGTGACACTGATGACCGAATGGCATGATGGCTGCCTGAAGACCCAATGATCAAATTCACAGCACTTTCTAATTTAGCTTCACGAGCAAGAACTTTACGAACTGGTGATCCTCGACAAACTTTAAGCTTCAAATGCACCTGAACAATGATCATCCTAATTcagatttttttgaaaaaggttttgGCTCCTCTTACTAGGCAGCAGacaaacagaaaaagaaaatatgcaaATCTCAAATCTACTTTACTGTAACTAAACAAGTTTGAATCTAAAGTTTAGAAATTCCACAAGGAAGAAGTGGTCCACTAAATATACCACAAAATTGCAAACTAGATATTCCAGTCCTCAACAAATTATGAACCCACCCCAAAATCCAAAAACTCACATACAGCAAAAGTGACAAAGAAATTAATCAAGGCACTAGTAAAATTCTCCTACATAATTTTGGTGCAAGGAAACCAATCTTGATGCAGAACCAAGCACTAAGGTACTTctcttaaaaaagaaaaaaagaaaaattattcatGCCCTCAAAGCAACGGTTTCAGATCTTCCTATGTCTgtcctatttcatattttcctttttttcttccttcctaTTTCCTGTTCTGTGATGGTAGATGTAAACTCTATAAAGATATTCATATAGTGAAAGGAAGCAAAAGGGGGGTTTATGAGAAAACCTGTTTTAAATTGCAGAAGCCTTCATAAGCAGCAAGCATCGAGTCGAACGACTTCACCAATGAAAGAGGCTCTGATTTTTCTTCAACAagatcaaaaaatgaaaaatgagtggatatacaaaagaagaagaaaacattaAACATGAACTAAAAACAAGAAAGGGGCACAGAAATTCCAACCAATAATACCATGAAATCCACCACTGTGAGTTAAATGAGAAAGTCATACATAATGTCTAGTACACAAATCATAGATCCAAAAAATTCGTCGACTTTGCACATGATTCATCAGTAATGAAATCCAGAAAATGTAtagataataaaaaaattcagaagtagaaaacaaatgaaaatgaAACAGACAGTGAAGAAattacacacacaaaaaaaaaaaaaaaaaagtttgccaaCTATTACATCATCAAATGAGCCGTTGTGTGTGTGAAATGTGACAATTGCATCAATACCCACACAGcagaaaagacaaaaaattgaaacaaaatcaTAGAACAGAAATTCCCATAACAACTATCCATCAAATGAACGACTAAAATGAGACATTATATATTCCTAATTAACACTCATTGCACAAATAATAGTAGGATATCCGCATAATActctgaaaaaaaaaaccaacaattTCCAAACTATTAAACCATCAAAACCCTCCATTGCATCTCTACATAATACCCATTACataaacagtaaaaaaaaatggtaaaaatCCTCAGCTTTTCACAAAAtgacaacaacaaaacaaaaaaagacatAGTGAAGAAAACCCCCATAAATTCCTAATCAAATCAaagaataacaacaatgaagaacacccaTTACATaagcaggaaaaaaaaaagactgttgatttttttttttttttgggggataATGTTTACCAGAATTAGGATGAAGAACATGTAAAGCAACAACATGATCTCCAGGTTGAGCAACCTTAACCAAAGCCCACGTCAGCAACTCTTTACTCTTTGAATCTAACTTCACTCCCACTACTGCCACCACCCTTCCCCCCACTTCTCCATCACCACTAACACTATTCTCCCTTTCCACACTACAACTACACTTTCCTTCAGTACACACTTTCATTGCAGCCAAAAAGGGTAGTGCACTGTGTAATGGAGTTTTcccctctccctctctctctctctctctagaaaTACATTGGGGtttgagagaaaaagagaatcgCACACCCTTTATGTgtctttgtgtgtgtgtgatataaTTATTAGGGGAAAGGGAAATGATGGTTATTGATTACCCAATATATAACTGATTTTGTCAGAAAGGGTGCTCTCTCATTAATGTCTGTCCTCGTAATTTCAGGGATACAACTTACGCTACGCATATCTTTTTATACATacacaatataattttatataggGCATGTTATAACAtggaatataaattattatttttcttaaattaatatCTCAGATCCAAATTAAGtattgttttattatttaaatcagttcaaaataagtgttatgTTAGAAAATAAGAGACatcaatttatgtattttcaGGTTTGCTTTCTCTTCGATAAAAGAAGATGAGAAagagaataaaagaaaatttgataTAAAGAGTAACTTAATCAAATAACTTTTACAATTAGTGTCATTAATAATTTTGTAGTTGATGTATCAAGACCTTAAAATAGTAAATATTTATCTGCATCGAATACTCACACTGAGTCATGACTATAGTTAATTAAATTAATGGGGATTGAAAACGCATGTCAATTAATCATGGTCTGGTGTTAAAAGGTCTACGTGCAAATACATATCGTGCATTTATCGACTTAGcataaacaacaacatattcagtATAATTCTACAAGTGTAGTATGGAGAGTGATATACGCATAACCTTATCCCTATCCTTATgggatagagaggttgtttcggATAGACCCTCGACTAAAATACTTACAATCAAAGCATGATTGAAAGGAAAATAACGATAGCAAAATAACAAGATAAACAAAGCAAAACTTGATATAAACACCGAGTAAGAATAAATCTTTATGCTTAGACAACTCTCGCTTTGGATCAGAGTATCAtagaatttaattttaaataccaaattatgcaaaaaaaattgtacaCTGTGAATACATTAACTCAaactctttttaatttttgctttgaACCGTCTATGTGTTGGGCTAAAATGGTTCAAAGATACTcgtaacatgatgtgatatcaTTCCGCTGGGGCCAAGCCCGCACTCGTTTTCCTAAAAGCGTCTTCACATCATTAAGAgatccaactccttataagatttttttcttttccgaaCTAATaatattgtgatttgttcgCTCACCCAACAATCTCCCTCTCGAACCAAGTCCGCACGACTCATTATCATACCATGGATCGAGATTCAACACGTTCGTGTGTCACCCACATCGTCGCATATTTACGCGCCACCGAAGCCCAAAGGCCGTGTACGCGTCTTCAAAGCCTACGGTAAAGATAGAACCGCCCGCAGACGGCAAAGTGCACCGAGCCGGCCCCCGCCACACtccgccatcttcatactcgtcCGCCAAACCATCGGCCCGATACCAGCTTATCAAGCAAACGGTCCaaagatatcataacataacgCGATATCGTCCGCGCCGCCGCACGTTTTCCCTGGtgctcacatcattaagagattcaactccttataaaagatttcttttcttttcaaatataGTACCAAtatggtactttgttcgcacacccaacactATGAATTGGTATGGCATCAAGATTTACAGCGTCAATTGACTAGATTCTTGTTGTTTTTTAGGAGTCGGACATTCTATTTTTCTCAAGAGGGACAAAAAAGATTCAATGAACattaaaaactttaaaaaatattttttatctaCAAAATAAatgttattcttctttttttttcttttttttttttttctctcaaacgTTTTCTCTAAAGATAATCCAAAACACATCAATTCCTCGAAAATTACTTTCATAAACCTTAGcaaatttctgaaaaataaattagaaaaagaacCGTAAAAAttaacttgaggaaaaaaacaAAGGCAGGAAACGTTACTGTCAAGTTTTGGAATTTACTTCTAGCATACCACGTCAAAAAGCTTGATAGAAAGTTCAATGGACTCTAATATAAACGTTTTATATTCATGTGATCCGATATTTATCCGTAGTTTTCGATGGTGGTAATTTTCAGGGAAAAACTTATAGGAACAtgatatttatatcaaataatatatgtatgagacGCAGTTATATACACCTTTTtgcaaaataattaattagttaaattaataaatatttttatttgataaaaCTACTTAATCATGAtaatttagtatattttgatataatcaCCGGATGCATGTACGCTTTTACCGATTTTTGGTCTCTCTCGCGAAAAGGAAGACGTAGTTTCCTATGTGTGAAACATTTTGTTTgtatttgttgttgattatcGTTTGCTTAAGagcaaaaaatgaaataacCTCAAAAACGGAACAATGCTTTTTAAGTAAAGCGTGGACTTTGAAATCTAAACTAAATTTTCTCAGATTAGCATTAAAGCAAATAAAATATCGTGGATTATCCATATTTGAGCATCAAAACACTATGTATGTACATGACGAAAGATAATAAATCTTATACGAATATGAATCGTTTTTTTGTAGAAATTTCTCAGTGTTGATCAAATAATTTGGTAAAAACTTCACTATTGTTTGAGATTAATATCTTTATAATTTCCTTAATttatgggtgaaaatcatttacacccccaactatgctttaaaaatcaaactcctccctcaactttgaacaatagacattctcccTCCTTTatcctaaatgattttttaaatgtctattttacccttacattatcaatttttgtcttctttttttacttctttaaaatcatgatatttttcattttttaaatttatgtaacaaatttcttataaaaaataaatagtatCTTCTAAGCAaagaaaaaagtgagaaatactaattgagtataaaagttaatgatgttctatGGTAAAACaaattagcaaaataaacaaaaaactaattttattaaaaataatcaaaactttaATAGTTGTTTATACAAATGAAAATAACAGGTCATAAtaactatataaatatatttttatgcaAGTAATgcaaaacaattaaaaaatagaggcaattttttttaaaaaat contains:
- the LOC132060289 gene encoding protein kinase STUNTED-like, with translation MKVCTEGKCSCSVERENSVSGDGEVGGRVVAVVGVKLDSKSKELLTWALVKVAQPGDHVVALHVLHPNSEKSEPLSLVKSFDSMLAAYEGFCNLKQVHLKLKVCRGSPVRKVLAREAKLESAVNLIIGSSGSHHAIRSSVSLAKYCARKVTKSISVIAVDNGKIVYQREATASVGDESSSDSDVPHSRFKRRKTLTKSPLSLTPKKDSCTPENNRMALVPVKTIEVPESKSRWTLLQRVFLHNIMAPEKYPGKRSSVMQWVWKRPSQQGFAAIYPDHKQSVSDKDEPPCTNLDEEKGAIIPVGSDDYPISDECFVIFPEELKGLSERYSPICRLFSYQELCSATSDFLPENLIGKGGSSKVYKGCLPDGKQLAVKILKPSEAVAQQFRSEIEILTTLHHRHIISLFGFCLEENNLLLVYDLLSRGSLEENLHGSKKDQNSFSWEDRYKVALGVAEALDHIHNAADGPIIHRDVKSSNILLSDDSEPQLSDFGLATLASSCPNHLDSIDVAGTFGYLAPEYFMHGKITEKIDVYAFGVVLLELLSGKKPIDNGNEKGQESLVMWAKQILKGGNMRELLDLSLVDAYDHDQFEIMVLAASLCIRQAPGIRPQIDIVVKLLQGEAETIKWAREEGKASEEVDSVDGEQQPSNIQSFINLALLNLEDESSLSCNSTGPTISVEDYLQGRFSRSSSFD